The following coding sequences are from one Schizosaccharomyces osmophilus chromosome 1, complete sequence window:
- the hxk1 gene encoding hexokinase 1, whose product MSLHDAYHWPSRTPSRKGSAIKLNKTLLDHLKELEFQFTVPTDLLKRVTERFVSELKRGLTTQPGDIPMIPTWVTSCPDGSETGSYLALDMGGTNLRVCEVDVQGNGKFDIIQNKYRMPQALKTGTREELFDYIATCVKKFVEENHPEGDKKLEIGFTFSYPCKQASIDDAVLIAWTKGFDIDGVEGESIVPLFSDALKRVGCNNVTLNAVLNDTTGTLVASNYTKPGTEVGVIFGTGCNACYIERFDEIPKLHGYRLPADMSMIINCEWCDFDNQHVVLPRTKYDLAIDADHPRPGLQTYEKMIAGCYMGDILRRILLDLHENGVMFANQDVTKLRDPLAMDTSVLSMIEVDPFENLDETEQLLENTYGLTTTEEERHLIRRTCELIGTRAARLSACGVCALVLKTKKQSMMIGTDGSVYNKYPHFKERLEAAFKEVLGEEVGGKVITTPAEDGSGVGAALVSALQAKGKALTKEALDKVRK is encoded by the coding sequence ATGTCTTTGCATGATGCTTACCACTGGCCTTCTCGTACTCCCTCTCGTAAGGGATCTGCGATTAAGCTCAACAAAACATTGTTGGATCATTTGAAGGAGTTGGAATTTCAGTTCACTGTCCCTACCGATCTTTTGAAACGCGTCACTGAACGTTTTGTTTCCGAATTGAAGCGTGGTTTGACTACTCAACCAGGTGATATTCCTATGATACCTACCTGGGTTACTAGCTGCCCCGATGGTTCAGAAACTGGTTCTTATTTGGCCCTCGACATGGGTGGTACAAACCTACGTGTCTGTGAGGTTGATGTTCAAGGTAATGGCAAATTCGACATcatacaaaacaaatatcGTATGCCTCAAGCCTTGAAGACTGGTACTCGTGAAGAGCTCTTTGACTACATTGCTACATGTGTCAAGAAGTTTGTCGAAGAGAATCACCCCGAAGGCgacaaaaaattagaaattGGCTTTACCTTTTCCTACCCTTGCAAGCAAGCATCAATTGACGATGCAGTATTGATTGCGTGGACCAAGGGATTTGATATTGATGGTGTTGAGGGCGAAAGCAttgttcctttgtttaGCGACGCTTTGAAGCGTGTTGGATGCAACAACGTAACTCTAAACGCAGTCTTGAACGATACCACTGGTACTTTGGTTGCTTCAAACTACACAAAACCAGGTACTGAAGTTGGTGTCATTTTTGGTACTGGTTGCAATGCTTGCTATATCGAGCGCTTTGATGAGATTCCCAAACTTCACGGTTATCGTTTGCCTGCTGATATGTCCATGATTATCAACTGTGAATGGTGCGACTTTGACAATCAACATGTTGTCTTACCTCGTACCAAGTATGATTTGGCTATCGATGCTGACCACCCACGCCCTGGTTTGCAAACATACGAAAAGATGATTGCTGGATGTTACATGGGAGACATCTTGCGTCGTATCCTTTTAGATTTGCATGAGAATGGTGTTATGTTTGCTAATCAAGATGTCACCAAGCTTCGTGATCCATTGGCCATGGATACTTCTGTGTTGAGTATGATTGAGGTGGATCCTTTCGAAAACCTAGACGAAACTGAACAGTTGCTTGAGAATACCTACGGATTAACTACTACTGAAGAAGAGCGTCATTTGATCCGCCGTACCTGTGAATTAATTGGTACACGTGCTGCCCGTTTGTCTGCCTGTGGTGTCTGTGCCCTTGTCCTCAAGACCAAGAAGCAATCCATGATGATTGGTACCGACGGCAGTGTTTATAACAAATACCCGCACTTCAAGGAGCGTTTAGAAGCAGCCTTTAAGGAAGTTCTCGGTGAGGAGGTTGGCGGTAAGGTTATTACGACTCCTGCTGAAGACGGTAGTGGCGTTGGTGCAGCTTTGGTGAGTGCTCTTCAAGCTAAGGGGAAAGCTTTAACCAAAGAGGCATTGGACAAAGTTAGAAAGTAG
- the cul3 gene encoding cullin 3, with product MQRSSKVKIRAPRKFTSNQVDFIAHWDVLHNAVKDIFNKSTSQLSFEELYRNAYTLVLHKHGERLYRNVKEVLKTRLENEVAPSIAGSFGSLLETENWSYVRNRDDFSLSMRKREAAILFLSNLVNAWKEHLVSMQMISSVLKYLDKVYSKSSGVMPIYDSGLMIFRDSVLLSSLEIGQKSGICILTLVFLERIGDSINRPLVNSCLDMLNSLPSESKNESLYDVLFTPKFLEMTRMFYQGEAQQNFEIYDVLEYLQKTNLRLEEEKERAQKYLFTKVSFALLSVVEKELLTEQIDNLLAKPISGFFAMLDSYNLEGLSSIYNMLSIVELGIPSIKKFFAAYISEKGRFINGSLALNKEDPQGNSQVAKVSTASSWVTKVLELWDKLREIVVRSMKEDRYVMNSLSDSFSNFINAYSRAPEFTSLFIDDNLKRDLKGRSEESVEKTLQNSVVLFRFLSEKDVFEKYYKTHLAKRLLNNRSISDDAELSMIGRLKQEAGNVFTQKLEGMFTDMRLSKELLHEYKGNYDQESGKPPFDLNVSVLASSFWPIDLVPEKISCDFPEYLKPSIDHFSNFYFSKHTGRKLIWYPSMGSADVRVQFKKRKHDLNVSTIAVVILLQFQALPGSESLSYEDLLQRTKIEPGDLKRNLQSLACAKYKILLKEPKSRDINAGDRFMFNDNFTSNMARLKISTIAQVRVEDDGERKRTMEKIDESRKHQADACIVRVMKDRKTLEHNQLVAEVTRQLSSRFQPNPIMIKRRIEALIEREYLQRSADNGRIYEYLA from the exons ATGCAGCGTTCATCGAAAGTAAAAATTCGGGCGCCACGAAAA TTTACTTCAAATCAAGTAGATTTTATAGCTCATTGGGATGTTTTGCATAATGCTGTGAAAGAtattttcaacaaaagtaCATCTCAACTCTCCTTCGAGGAGCTTTATAGAAATGCTTACACGCTAGTCCTTCACAAGCATGGAGAGCGACTATATAGGAATGTTAAGGAAGTATTAAAGACAAGGTTGGAAAATGAAGTAGCTCCCTCCATAGCTGGAAGCTTTGGATCTTTGTTAGAAACTGAAAATTGGAGCTATGTTAGAAACAGAGATGATTTTTCGCTATCAATGAGAAAGCGTGAAGCtgcaattttgtttttgtctAATCTTGTGAATGCATGGAAAGAGCATCTGGTGTCTATGCAAATGATTTCGAGTGTATTGAAGTACTTAGACAAAGtttattcaaaatcttcaggTGTTATGCCTATATACGATTCTGGTTTGATGATATTTCGTGATTCCGTACTTTTAAGTTCCCTTGAAATTGGACAGAAAAGCGGAATTTGTATTCTTACTCTAGTATTTTTGGAGCGAATTGGTGATTCAATAAACCGCCCCTTGGTTAATTCTTGTTTGGATATGCTAAACTCTCTTCCATCTGAATCTAAGAACGAGTCTTTGTACGATGTTCTATTTACTCCAAAATTCTTAGAGATGACTCGCATGTTCTACCAAGGAGAAGCTCAGcaaaattttgaaatctATGATGTTCTTGAATATCTTCAGAAGACCAATTTaagattggaagaagaaaaagaaagagctcAAAAGTATCTGTTCACAAAAGTCTCCTTTGCATTGCTTTCCGTAGTGGAGAAGGAACTTTTAACAGAGCAAATAGATAACTTATTGGCCAAGCCTATCTCAGGCTTTTTCGCTATGCTTGACTCCTATAACTTAGAAGGGTTATCTTCTATTTACAATATGTTGTCCATAGTAGAGTTGGGGATCCCTTcgataaaaaaattctttgccGCTTATATttctgaaaaaggaagatttaTAAATGGCTCTTTGGCtttaaacaaagaagatcCACAGGGGAACTCACAGGTTGCAAAAGTTTCGACTGCTTCTTCATGGGTGACGAAAGTATTAGAATTGTGGGATAAACTTCGTGAAATCGTGGTTAGAAGCATGAAGGAAGACCGATATGTAATGAACTCTCTTTctgattctttttctaattttatAAATGCGTATTCAAGAGCTCCCGAATTCACTTCTTTGTTCATTGATGATAATTTGAAGCGGGATCTAAAAGGACGATCTGAAGAATCCGTGGAGAAGACGTTGCAAAATTCAGTTGTTCTTTTCCGATTTTTATCTGAAAAAGACGTTTTCGAGAAATACTATAAAACCCATTTGGCGAAAAG GCTTTTGAACAATAGATCCATATCGGATGATGCTGAATTAAGTATGATCGGTCGTTTAAAGCAAGAAGCTGGCAATGTATTTACTCAAAAATTGGAGGGAATGTTCACGG ATATGCGGTTGTCTAAAGAGTTACTACATGAATATAAAGGGAATTATGATCAAGAATCTGGAAAG CCTCCGTTTGACCTAAATGTGTCGGTATTGGCTTCATCCTTTTGGCCAATTGACCTTGTTCCTGAAAAAATTTCGTGCGATTTTCCCGAGTATTTGAAGCCTTCTATCGACCACTTTTCgaacttttacttttcaaaacataCTGGAAGAAAACTGATATGGTATCCCTCAATGGGAAGTGCTGATGTTCGGGTGCAGTTtaaaaaacgaaagcaCGACCTTAATGTGTCAACGATAGCTGTTGTCATCCTTTTACAATTTCAAGCTTTGCCAGGATCTGAAAGTTTGTCTTACGAAGATCTACTTCAAAGAACAAAGATAGAGCCAGGAGATTTAAAACGCAACCTTCAAAGTCTTGCTTGCGCCAAATACAAAATCTTACTGAAGGAGCCAAAGAGTCGAGATATAAACGCTGGTGATCGATTCATGTTTAATGATAACTTTACGTCGAATATGGCGAGACTAAAAATATCTACCATTGCGCAAGTTCGTGTAGAAGACGATGGTGAACGAAAGCGAACAATGGAGAAGATTGATGAATCCAGAAAGCACCAAGCGGATGCCTGTATAGTCCGAGTGATGAA GGACCGGAAAACGCTTGAACACAATCAATTAGTGGCCGAAGTTACTCGTCAATTGAGTTCTCGATTTCAGCCAAATCCTATAATGATTAAACGTCGGATCGAAGCTTTGATTGAACGAGAATACTTGCAACGATCTGCAGATAATGGTCGAATTTATGAATATCTTGCATAA
- the tim15 gene encoding TIM23 translocase complex subunit Tim15, giving the protein MLRNLRGFQRFSNRFLVNYLPSRLLLSHAGKLSPFQRQTDFSHKCLFHCSSNLHNDSKVPISKSAENVEQPKPAYHITFTCTVCNHRSGHKMSKQAYHNGTVFVQCPHCKNRHLMADHLKIFNDKRVTIEDILSNKGEVLKKGFGQIVDGNVVEIEPENLRIKTDIKAPSPDTSAYSKND; this is encoded by the exons ATGTTAAGAAATTTAAGGGGTTTCCAAAGATTTTCTAATAGATTTTTAGTAAACTATTTACCAAGTCGATTATTACTGTCGCATGCGGGCAAATTATCCCCATTTCAAAGACAAACGGATTTTTCGCACAAATGCTTGTTCCATTGCAGTAGCAATTTACACAACGATTCCAAAGTGCCAATTTCAAAGTCTGCGGAAAACGTAGAGCAACCAAAGCCTGCATATCATATCACCTTTACTTGTACTGT CTGTAATCATCGTTCTGGTCATAAAATGTCGAAACAGGCGTATCACAATGGCACCGTTTTTGTTCAATGTCCCCATTGCAAAAACCGACACCTCATGGCAGACCATctcaaaatcttcaatGACAAACGAGTCACGATTGAGGATATCCTTTCAAATAAAGGTGAGGTCTTGAAGAAGGGATTTGGCCAAATAGTCGATGGGAATGTGGTTGAAATTGAACCTGAAAATTTGAGAATCAAAACAGATATAAAAGCTCCTTCCCCTGATACATCTGCTTATAGTAAGAATGATTAA
- the gup1 gene encoding membrane bound O-acyltransferase, MBOAT Gup1, with translation MFRIYKYDVLETSSKDQKSSTSLLNSAQSSTKSRTSSPTTGSFTNDIEKPKNAWYTLEFFSYYVFIGSITIMGFYRLFMISVEKHPNYANIKKHLKPGWIFGKPVDISDHQYASFRENIPILLGVIAGYFFLWNAVQLVFFHKVQNKLALKNTFRLWFSVIFSFIVYGSGMIYVFSIIFIYYLFAKVFRDHRLNPLLSWGFGIFLLLSKEHFGHYKFGNLHPLLSFLDDHTGILERWYVLFNITILRLISYNLDYYWSIKYSFKILSTTVVEKERIPGDASYSDRIRLNCNPEDYNVKNFLTYVLYAPLYLAGPIITFNNFMSQTKYPIKSPLKYRNVLYGIRFFVCVFIMELVLHFCYGSAITKEKSLQAYSTLEITLISFIVLFVTWLKLLIPWRLFRWWSLMDNIEPPENIIRCMCNNYSVVGFWRAWHRSYNKWLLRYLYIPIGGNRYPILNSFIIFTFVALWHDVSWELFFWGWLVVLFILPERLCSYASHRFGWIHLPHYRIIAGFGAALNVYFMIICNLVGFAMDVHGIKDVFARMFGTFQGIYFSVTIMLLFFACAQMMFEIRVNEEENGIDLRC, from the exons ATGTTTCGAATATATAAATACGATGTTTTAGAGACGTCTTCCAAAGATCAGAAGTCGTCTACATCTTTGTTGAATAGTGCACAAAGCAGCACGAAAAGTCGAACTTCTTCACCCACCACAGGATCTTTCACGAATGACATagaaaagccaaagaaCGCCTGGTATACTCTTGagtttttttcctattaTGTTTTTATTGGGTCAATTACTATCATGGGCTTTTATAGACTTTTTATGATTAGCGTTG AGAAGCACCCAAATTATGctaatataaaaaaacacTTGAAGCCAGGGTGGATATTTGGCAAGCCTGTCGACATATCTGACCATCAATACGCTAGTTTTCGAGAGAATATTCCTATTCTGCTTGGAGTGATTGCtggttatttttttctttggaatgCCGTTCAGctggttttttttcataaagtCCAGAACAAGTTGGCGTTAAAAAACACGTTTCGTTTATGGTTCTCAGTgatattttcctttattgTCTATGGCTCCGGAATGATCTATGtcttttcaataatttttatttactatcTATTTGCGAAAGTTTTTCGAGATCACCGTCTAAATCCTCTTCTGTCTTGGGGTTTTGGTATTTTCTTGCTTCTTTCCAAAGAGCATTTCGGTCACTACAAATTTGGCAATCTCCACCCTCTTTTGTCGTTTTTG GATGATCACACCGGCATTTTAGAAAGGTGGTATGTGCTGTTCAACATTACCATTCTACGTTTAATCTCGTATAATCTTGATTACTACTGGTCGATAAAATACTCGTTTAAAATACTTTCT ACAACTGTAGTCGAGAAGGAACGAATTCCTGGTGATGCGTCCTATTCTGATCGCATCCGGCTAAATTGCAATCCGGAAGATTACAACGTTAAGAACTTTCTAACTTATGTGTTATATGCTCCGTTATATTTGGCAGGCCCAATCATAACATTCAATAATTTTATGTCTCAG ACGAAATATCCGATTAAGTCACCATTGAAATACAGGAACGTTCTTTACGGTATTCGCTTCTTTGTATGTGTTTTCATAATGGAACTTGtgcttcatttttgttatgGTAGCGCTATtaccaaggaaaaaagtTTGCAAGCTTATTCTACTTTAGAAATCACATTGATCAGCTTTATCGTACTGTTCGTGACTTGGCTGAAACTTCTCATTCCCTGGAGATTGTTTCGTTGGTGGTCATTAATGGATAACATTGAACCTCCTGAAAACATTATTCGCTGTATGTGTAACAACTATTCTGTAGTTGGATTTTGGAGAGCTTGGCATCGTAGCTACAACAAATGGCTGCTCCGTTACTTGTATATCCCTATAGGAGGAAACAGGTATCCaattttaaattcttttatcatttttacttttgttgCTTTATGGCACGATGTTAGTTGGGAGTTGTTTTTCTGGGGATGGCTTGTTgtacttttcattttgcCAGAACGACTATGTTCCTATGCCTCGCACAGATTTGGCTGGATACATCTTCCTCATTACAGGATAATTGCTGGCTTTGGCGCTGCCCTAAATGTTTACTTTATGATTATCTGCAATTTGGTAGGATTCGCTATGGACGTGCATGGAATCAAAGATGTCTTTGCTAGAATGTTTGGTACATTCCAAG GGATTTATTTCAGCGTTACTATAATGCTATTGTTTTTTGCATGCGCACAAATGATGTTTGAAATCCGAGTAaacgaagaagagaatGGAATTGATTTACGTTGCTAA